Proteins from one Cervus canadensis isolate Bull #8, Minnesota chromosome 25, ASM1932006v1, whole genome shotgun sequence genomic window:
- the KRT80 gene encoding keratin, type II cytoskeletal 80 isoform X1 produces the protein MACRSCVVGFSSLSSCEVTPAGSPRPATSGWSSCGAPGPGFSSHSLTGCWTAGTVPKVTVNPSLLVPLDLKVDPAIQQQKNNEKEEMKVLNDKFASLIGKVQALEQRNQLLETRWHFLQSQDSTTFDLGHLYEEYQVRLQEELRKVSKERGQLEANLLQVLEKVEEFRIRYEDEISKRTDMEFTFVQLKKDLDAECLRRTELETKLKGLQSFVELMKSIYEQELKDLAAQLKDVSVTVGMDSRCHIDLSGIVEEVKAQYDAIAARSLEEAEAYSRSQLEERAACSAEFGNSLQSSRSEIADLNVRIQKLRSQILSIKSHCLKLEENIKVAEEQGELAFQDAKAKLAQLEEALQQAKKDMARQLREYQELMNTKLALDIEIATYRKLMEGEESRMDMPSATMVSAVPARYRTAVSKSGLSRAPSRKKKNRKGPVIKITEMSEKFLSQESEVSE, from the exons ATGGCCTGCCGCTCCTGCGTCGTTGGCTTCAGCAGCCTGAGCAGCTGTGAGGTGACTCCGGCGGGCAGCCCCCGGCCTGCGACCTCCGGATGGAGCAGCTGCGGGGCCCCCGGGCCGGGCTTCAGCTCCCACAGCCTCACAGGCTGCTGGACAGCCGGCACCGTCCCCAAGGTGACCGTGAACCCCAGCCTGCTGGTACCCCTGGATCTCAAGGTGGACCCAGCCATCCAGCAGCAGAAGAACAACgagaaggaggaaatgaaggTCCTCAACGATAAATTCGCCTCCCTGATTGGCAAG GTGCAAGCCCTGGAGCAGCGCAACCAGCTGCTGGAGACCCGCTGGCACTTCCTGCAGAGCCAGGACTCGACCACTTTTGACCTTGGGCACCTCTACGAGGAGTACCAAGTTCGGCTGCAGGAGGAGCTGCGCAAAGTGAGCAAGGAGCGGGGCCAGCTCGAGGCCAACCTGCTGCAGGTGCTGGAGAAGGTGGAGGAGTTCCGGATCAG gtaTGAGGACGAGATCTCCAAGCGCACGGACATGGAGTTCACCTTCGTCCAGCTGAAGAAG GACCTGGATGCAGAATGTCTTCGACGGACGGAACTGGAGACCAAGTTAAAAGGGCTGCAGAGCTTTGTGGAGCTGATGAAAAGCATCTATGAGCAG GAGCTGAAGGACCTGGCAGCCCAGTTGAAGGATGTGTCGGTGACCGTGGGTATGGACAGCCGCTGCCACATTGACCTGAGCGGCATCGTGGAGGAAGTGAAGGCCCAATATGATGCCATCGCGGCTCGCAGCCTGGAGGAGGCCGAGGCGTACTCCCGGAGCCAG CTGGAGGAACGGGCCGCCTGCTCGGCCGAGTTTGGGAACAGCCTCCAGAGCAGCCGCAGTGAGATCGCTGACCTCAATGTGCGCATCCAGAAGCTCCGATCGCAGATCCTCTCCATCAAGAGCCAC TGCCTGAAACTGGAGGAGAATATCAAGGTGGCCGAGGAACAGGGTGAGCTGGCCTTTCAGGATGCCAAGGCCAAGTTAGCCCAGCTGGAGgaggccctgcagcaggccaagAAGGACATGGCGCGGCAGCTGCGTGAATACCAGGAGCTCATGAACACCAAGCTGGCCCTGGACATCGAGATCGCCACCTACCGCAAGCTGATGGAAGGCGAGGAGAGCCG GATGGACATGCCCTCAGCCACCATGGTCAGCGCAGTACCGGCCAGATACAGAACAG CTGTCTCCAAGTCCGGCCTCTCAAGAGCTCCCTCTCggaaaaagaagaacaggaaAGGCCCTGTGATCAAAATCACCGAAATGTCAGAAAAGTTCCTCTCGCAGGAGTCAGAGGTCTCAGAGTAA
- the KRT80 gene encoding keratin, type II cytoskeletal 80 isoform X2: MACRSCVVGFSSLSSCEVTPAGSPRPATSGWSSCGAPGPGFSSHSLTGCWTAGTVPKVTVNPSLLVPLDLKVDPAIQQQKNNEKEEMKVLNDKFASLIGKVQALEQRNQLLETRWHFLQSQDSTTFDLGHLYEEYQVRLQEELRKVSKERGQLEANLLQVLEKVEEFRIRYEDEISKRTDMEFTFVQLKKDLDAECLRRTELETKLKGLQSFVELMKSIYEQELKDLAAQLKDVSVTVGMDSRCHIDLSGIVEEVKAQYDAIAARSLEEAEAYSRSQLEERAACSAEFGNSLQSSRSEIADLNVRIQKLRSQILSIKSHCLKLEENIKVAEEQGELAFQDAKAKLAQLEEALQQAKKDMARQLREYQELMNTKLALDIEIATYRKLMEGEESRMDMPSATMVSAVPARYRTAPTLPHPLCSL; this comes from the exons ATGGCCTGCCGCTCCTGCGTCGTTGGCTTCAGCAGCCTGAGCAGCTGTGAGGTGACTCCGGCGGGCAGCCCCCGGCCTGCGACCTCCGGATGGAGCAGCTGCGGGGCCCCCGGGCCGGGCTTCAGCTCCCACAGCCTCACAGGCTGCTGGACAGCCGGCACCGTCCCCAAGGTGACCGTGAACCCCAGCCTGCTGGTACCCCTGGATCTCAAGGTGGACCCAGCCATCCAGCAGCAGAAGAACAACgagaaggaggaaatgaaggTCCTCAACGATAAATTCGCCTCCCTGATTGGCAAG GTGCAAGCCCTGGAGCAGCGCAACCAGCTGCTGGAGACCCGCTGGCACTTCCTGCAGAGCCAGGACTCGACCACTTTTGACCTTGGGCACCTCTACGAGGAGTACCAAGTTCGGCTGCAGGAGGAGCTGCGCAAAGTGAGCAAGGAGCGGGGCCAGCTCGAGGCCAACCTGCTGCAGGTGCTGGAGAAGGTGGAGGAGTTCCGGATCAG gtaTGAGGACGAGATCTCCAAGCGCACGGACATGGAGTTCACCTTCGTCCAGCTGAAGAAG GACCTGGATGCAGAATGTCTTCGACGGACGGAACTGGAGACCAAGTTAAAAGGGCTGCAGAGCTTTGTGGAGCTGATGAAAAGCATCTATGAGCAG GAGCTGAAGGACCTGGCAGCCCAGTTGAAGGATGTGTCGGTGACCGTGGGTATGGACAGCCGCTGCCACATTGACCTGAGCGGCATCGTGGAGGAAGTGAAGGCCCAATATGATGCCATCGCGGCTCGCAGCCTGGAGGAGGCCGAGGCGTACTCCCGGAGCCAG CTGGAGGAACGGGCCGCCTGCTCGGCCGAGTTTGGGAACAGCCTCCAGAGCAGCCGCAGTGAGATCGCTGACCTCAATGTGCGCATCCAGAAGCTCCGATCGCAGATCCTCTCCATCAAGAGCCAC TGCCTGAAACTGGAGGAGAATATCAAGGTGGCCGAGGAACAGGGTGAGCTGGCCTTTCAGGATGCCAAGGCCAAGTTAGCCCAGCTGGAGgaggccctgcagcaggccaagAAGGACATGGCGCGGCAGCTGCGTGAATACCAGGAGCTCATGAACACCAAGCTGGCCCTGGACATCGAGATCGCCACCTACCGCAAGCTGATGGAAGGCGAGGAGAGCCG GATGGACATGCCCTCAGCCACCATGGTCAGCGCAGTACCGGCCAGATACAGAACAG CCCCTACCCTGCCCCACCCCTTATGTTCCCTGTAG